A genomic region of Papaver somniferum cultivar HN1 chromosome 7, ASM357369v1, whole genome shotgun sequence contains the following coding sequences:
- the LOC113294296 gene encoding uncharacterized protein LOC113294296, whose amino-acid sequence MCKFCHAILESEEKKWFYNFAPGTVDSYETLVEAFLEKYMHNSRPRPRVNRLFTLARRFREPLRSLADRWRNLCTEIGKVPVDQQIFGFENALGRSDPIWIDMFTEKPQTLKEMRKMQEHFIALEETQEESRDRGVQEASAAPESTSVNVQRRPEKRLIPPTRVNGKKEWLAKGKTPRHEARTYTPLNAPLEEIFKEVKKMSDIIYPSSRGIQFEETKDHPEYCHYYQYRSHSTNNCREVKDIVQHLIRDGYLRQFVRHPSQMTAAPDAPVHQVRIDRSTQFVNTISHSATQAYNLNPGIMSRIHKRDHNRKEIFSVAKSLSMESWMLRPIFFSAQDVPMNGQAHSDPLVITLLIEEWGVRRILVDSGSSVEVLFYDTFKRMELSDDILVPSTYCIYGFNGTVTIPNGEVTLRVSDGGGYLDTLTTFCVVDVASPYEAIIGRPWIAGIKEVASDYHQRL is encoded by the coding sequence atgtgCAAGTTCTGCCATGCAATCTTGGAAAGCGAGGAAAAGAAATGGTTCTACAACTTCGCACCAGGAACAGTCGACAGTTAtgagactctagtcgaagccttcctTGAAAAATACATGCACAACAGCAGACCTCGGCCCAGGGTCAACAGGTTATTCACATTGGCCCGACGGTTCAGAGAACCTCTCAGATCATTGGCCGATAGATGGAGAAATTTGTGTACAGAAATTGGGAAAGTACCAGTCGACCAACAAATATTCGGGTTCGAAAACGCACTTGGGAGGTCGGATCCCATCTGGATAGACATGTTTACAGAAAAACCACAAAcattgaaagaaatgaggaaaatgcaagagCATTTCATCGCCCTAGAAGAAACTCAGGAGGAATCAAGGGATAGGGGAGTGCAAGAGGCTAGTGCGGCGCCCGAGTCGACATCGGTCAATGTTCAACGTCGACCCGAGAAAAGATTGATCCCACCTACGCGAGTAAATGGGAAGAAGGAATGGTTAGCTAAAGGAAAGACGCCGAGGCACGAGGCGAGAACATACACCCCTTTGAAtgctccactagaagaaatcttcaaagaggtcAAGAAAATgagtgacatcatatacccaTCTTCAAGAGGGATACAGTTCGAGGAGACCAAGGATCACCCAGAGTATTGCCATTATTATCAATATAGAAGCCACTCTACAAATAACTGCCGAGAAGTAAAAGACATCGTGCAACATCTTATTCGAGACGGTTACCTGAGACAGTTCGTCCGACACCCATCCCAGATGACCGCAGCGCCCGATGCACCCGTCCATCAGGTCAGGATCGACAGATCCACGCAGTTTGTCAACACGATTTCGCATTCGGCTACTCAAGCGTACAATCTGAATCCTGGAATCATGTCTAGAATCCACAAGAGGGATCATAATAGGAAGGAAATTTTCAGCGTAGCAAAATCTTTGTCGATGGAATCCTGGATGCTGCGACCCATCTTTTTCTCGGCTCAGGATGTCCCGATGAACGGCCAAGCTCACAGTGATCCCTTGGTTATCACCCTGCTGATTGAGGAATGgggggtaagaaggatactagtGGATAGTGGGAGCTCAGTCGAAGTACTCTTCTACGACACGTTCAAGAGGATGGAGTTGTCAGATGATATACTCGTCCCATCGACATATTGTATCTACGGTTTTAATGGGACCGTGACCATCCCAAACGGCGAAGTAACTCTAAGAGTATCGGATGGAGGTGGTTACCTAGATACGTTAACTACATTCTGTGTGGTCGATGTCGCCTCGCCCTATGAAGCTATTATCGGGAGACCGTGGATCGCGGGAATCAAAGAAGTGGCATCGGATTATCATCAGAGGCTATGA